The Streptomyces sp. NBC_01275 genome has a segment encoding these proteins:
- a CDS encoding TIGR03943 family protein, with protein sequence MNRQSQAAVLFLLGAALLHAGTTDLYLRYVKAGLRPLLLAAGAVLILTALATAWYERRKTKQTKQTTHTGADADGHVHVHPEPRVSWLLILPLLALILVAPPALGSYSATRTGTALQKPLAYAALPAQGTLRLSVVDYAGRAIYDHGRTLAGRQVQLTGFVALDHAGTPYLVRMALNCCAADAQPVKVALSGHIPPVLQPDTWLTVTGAYTPRSLHDPVNDGPIPFLDVTSAKPVPTPRDPYDETWNN encoded by the coding sequence GTGAACCGACAGTCCCAGGCGGCCGTCCTGTTCCTGCTCGGCGCGGCCCTCCTGCACGCCGGCACCACCGACCTCTACCTCCGCTACGTCAAGGCCGGCCTGCGCCCGCTGCTGCTGGCCGCCGGCGCGGTCCTGATCCTGACGGCCCTGGCCACGGCCTGGTACGAGCGCCGGAAGACGAAGCAGACGAAGCAGACGACGCACACCGGCGCAGACGCAGACGGCCACGTCCACGTCCACCCCGAACCCCGCGTCTCCTGGCTCCTGATCCTCCCCCTCCTCGCCCTGATCCTGGTCGCCCCGCCCGCCCTGGGCTCCTACAGCGCCACCCGCACCGGTACGGCCCTGCAGAAGCCCCTCGCCTACGCGGCGCTCCCCGCCCAGGGCACCCTCCGGCTCAGCGTCGTCGACTACGCGGGCCGTGCGATCTACGACCACGGCCGCACCCTCGCCGGCCGTCAGGTCCAGCTCACCGGCTTCGTCGCCCTGGACCACGCCGGCACGCCCTACCTCGTCCGCATGGCCCTCAACTGCTGCGCCGCCGACGCCCAGCCGGTCAAGGTCGCCCTGAGCGGCCACATCCCCCCGGTCCTCCAGCCCGACACCTGGCTGACCGTCACCGGCGCCTACACCCCCCGCAGCCTGCACGACCCGGTCAACGACGGGCCGATCCCCTTCCTCGACGTGACGAGCGCCAAGCCGGTGCCGACACCCCGGGACCCCTACGACGAGACGTGGAACAACTGA
- a CDS encoding NAD(P)-binding protein, translating to MVVCGDDGLAHRLAAELRGVYEEQVTLVVPPAERSVRPPVVGRARAVSAALLDRVVSAAVNRAAGNGTPLATTEPTTGQRTLEAVEATEAVLAEAGVERAAALALVYDDDETNIRAALTARRLNPRLRLVLRLYNRRLGQHIEELLDQAAALATGDASGDGVAAGDASTTVLSDADTAAPALAATAVVGTSKVVQTDGLLLRAVERLPAAPGDPAEPGRATLALLSANANDPAFADGSEASGEQGPLLLPDAAAVRDAAGRRGSVVLEQVSYSAGPALPSGRGVGMVPSFASLFSRRLRLSLAGLVACVFALAVALWLATGIHPLGALYLTLLDLFSINDPAIGSTTDRQILQLLSGLVGLLLLPVLLAAVLEAMGTFRGAGSLRRPPRGLGGHVVLLGLGKIGTRVLIRLRELNIPVVCVEAGPEARGLAVARRLRVPVVLGDVTQEGVLESAKIHRAHALLAVTSSDTTNLEAALYARSLRPDLRVVLRLYDDDFATAVYRTLRAAHPQALTRSRSVSHLSAPSFAGAMMGRQILGAIPVERRVLMFAALRVGEHPQLTGKTVAEAFRPGYWRILALDTGREGQGGSGLLWDLPDTYVLRNSDRVILAATRRGLAELLGRRRGRGVAGV from the coding sequence ATGGTGGTGTGCGGCGACGACGGTCTGGCGCACCGCCTCGCCGCCGAGCTGCGCGGGGTGTACGAGGAGCAGGTCACCCTCGTCGTACCGCCGGCCGAGCGCTCGGTGCGGCCGCCGGTCGTCGGGCGGGCCCGTGCGGTGTCGGCGGCGCTGCTCGACCGGGTGGTGAGCGCGGCGGTCAACCGGGCCGCGGGCAACGGCACACCGCTCGCGACGACTGAACCCACCACCGGCCAGCGGACGTTGGAGGCGGTCGAGGCCACCGAGGCCGTGCTCGCCGAGGCGGGAGTGGAACGGGCCGCCGCCCTCGCGCTCGTGTACGACGACGACGAGACCAACATCCGCGCCGCCCTCACCGCCCGTCGGCTCAACCCCCGACTGCGACTCGTCCTGCGGCTCTACAACCGGCGGTTGGGGCAGCACATCGAGGAACTCCTGGACCAGGCGGCCGCGTTGGCCACCGGAGACGCCTCGGGGGACGGCGTGGCGGCGGGCGACGCCTCGACCACCGTACTGTCCGACGCCGACACCGCCGCGCCCGCGCTGGCCGCGACCGCCGTCGTCGGCACCAGCAAGGTCGTCCAGACGGACGGCCTGCTGCTGCGGGCCGTGGAACGGTTGCCGGCCGCGCCCGGGGACCCCGCCGAGCCGGGCCGCGCCACACTCGCGCTGCTCTCCGCGAACGCCAACGACCCGGCGTTCGCGGACGGTTCCGAGGCCAGCGGCGAGCAGGGCCCGCTGCTGCTGCCGGACGCAGCGGCGGTACGGGACGCGGCCGGCCGGCGCGGATCCGTCGTCCTGGAGCAGGTGTCGTACTCCGCGGGCCCGGCGCTGCCATCCGGCCGAGGGGTCGGCATGGTCCCCTCCTTCGCCTCCCTCTTCTCGCGACGGCTGCGGCTCTCGCTGGCCGGACTGGTGGCGTGCGTGTTCGCGCTGGCGGTGGCGTTGTGGCTGGCGACCGGCATCCACCCCCTCGGGGCCCTGTACCTGACCCTCCTGGACCTGTTCTCCATCAACGACCCGGCCATCGGCTCGACCACCGACCGCCAGATCCTCCAACTCCTGTCCGGCCTGGTGGGTCTGCTGCTGCTCCCGGTGCTGCTGGCGGCGGTGCTGGAAGCGATGGGCACCTTCCGCGGAGCGGGCTCCCTACGGCGGCCTCCCCGCGGCCTGGGCGGCCACGTCGTACTCCTCGGCCTGGGCAAGATCGGCACCCGGGTCCTGATCCGCCTGCGCGAACTGAACATCCCCGTGGTCTGCGTCGAGGCGGGCCCCGAGGCACGCGGCCTCGCGGTCGCACGCCGGTTACGCGTCCCGGTCGTCCTGGGCGACGTCACCCAGGAGGGCGTCCTGGAATCCGCGAAGATCCACCGGGCCCACGCCCTCCTGGCGGTGACCAGCTCCGACACCACCAACCTCGAAGCGGCTCTGTACGCCCGCTCCCTGCGCCCCGACCTGCGCGTGGTCCTCCGCCTCTACGACGACGACTTCGCCACCGCCGTCTACCGCACCCTGCGCGCCGCCCACCCCCAGGCCCTGACCCGAAGCCGAAGCGTCTCCCATCTCTCGGCCCCGTCCTTCGCCGGCGCGATGATGGGCCGCCAGATCCTGGGCGCGATCCCGGTCGAACGCCGGGTACTGATGTTCGCCGCGCTACGAGTGGGCGAGCACCCACAACTGACGGGAAAGACCGTCGCCGAGGCCTTCCGCCCGGGCTACTGGCGCATCCTGGCCCTGGACACCGGCCGAGAGGGCCAGGGCGGCTCCGGCCTCCTCTGGGACCTGCCGGACACCTACGTCCTGCGCAACTCGGACCGGGTGATCCTCGCGGCGACCAGACGGGGGTTGGCGGAGCTGCTGGGGCGGCGGCGGGGGCGGGGGGTCGCGGGGGTGTAG
- a CDS encoding permease: MAITKAAPPTGERTAPSGKRPKESPQGRPEESPEKSSERSPERSPEKSSAESSQESSEARRLTSPLVLTTLLLLMVLLQSPIRRALSAPVMQSWTTVFVAVVVQALPFLVLGVLLSAAIAVYVPPSFFARALPSRPALAVPVAGLAGAVLPGCECASVPVAGALVRRGVTPAAALAFLLSAPAINPIVLTATAVAFPRNPEMVLARFVASLLVACVMGWLWQRVGRTDWLRPPTHAPHEGETKGAAFWDSVRHDVMHAGGFLVVGAMAAATLKAVAPQSWLRTAADNPVLAVLALAVLAVILSICSEADAFVAASLTQFSLTAKLAFLVVGPMIDLKLFAMQAGTFGRGFALRFAPATFVLAIASAVLTGAVLL, encoded by the coding sequence GTGGCCATCACCAAAGCGGCCCCGCCGACGGGCGAGCGCACCGCACCTTCCGGGAAACGTCCGAAGGAGAGTCCACAGGGGCGTCCCGAGGAGTCTCCCGAGAAGTCCTCCGAGAGGTCTCCCGAGAGGTCTCCCGAGAAGTCCTCTGCGGAGTCGTCCCAGGAGTCCTCCGAGGCTCGGCGTCTCACCTCGCCGCTCGTGCTGACCACGCTCCTGCTGCTGATGGTGCTGCTGCAGAGCCCCATCCGCCGTGCCCTGTCCGCCCCGGTGATGCAGAGCTGGACGACGGTCTTCGTGGCCGTGGTGGTCCAGGCCCTGCCGTTCCTGGTCCTCGGGGTGCTGCTGTCGGCGGCGATCGCGGTCTATGTGCCCCCCTCCTTCTTCGCCCGCGCCCTGCCCTCCCGCCCCGCGCTCGCCGTCCCGGTCGCCGGGCTCGCGGGGGCGGTGCTGCCGGGCTGCGAGTGCGCGTCGGTCCCGGTGGCGGGCGCTCTGGTGCGCCGGGGCGTCACCCCCGCCGCGGCCCTCGCCTTCCTGCTCTCCGCCCCCGCGATCAACCCGATCGTGCTGACCGCGACCGCCGTCGCCTTCCCGCGCAACCCGGAGATGGTGCTGGCCCGGTTCGTGGCCAGCCTCCTCGTGGCCTGTGTGATGGGCTGGCTCTGGCAGCGCGTCGGCCGCACGGACTGGCTGCGCCCGCCGACCCACGCGCCGCACGAGGGCGAGACCAAGGGCGCGGCGTTCTGGGACTCGGTGCGCCACGACGTGATGCACGCGGGCGGCTTCCTGGTCGTGGGCGCGATGGCGGCGGCGACCCTGAAGGCGGTCGCCCCGCAGAGCTGGCTGCGCACGGCCGCCGACAACCCGGTGCTGGCGGTGCTGGCGCTGGCTGTCCTCGCCGTGATCCTGTCGATCTGCTCGGAGGCGGACGCGTTCGTCGCCGCGTCCCTGACCCAGTTCTCGCTCACGGCCAAGCTCGCGTTTCTGGTGGTGGGCCCGATGATCGACCTGAAGCTGTTCGCGATGCAGGCGGGCACCTTCGGCCGCGGCTTCGCGCTGCGCTTCGCCCCGGCGACGTTCGTCCTGGCCATCGCCTCGGCGGTGCTGACGGGGGCGGTGCTGCTGTGA
- a CDS encoding DUF4254 domain-containing protein: MLAGVVAAFGPAACGQHRQWDAEDRVRQAGDTEIPAIKREIDRLNSLRHVLIEQVDRILDPAWGANEDVPPRTESIGSALDRLSVQTLRIVHTERLVGGGAGVMERVAILRRQRDDLVWSIAVACEDLVSARRRTPRPERMKPYGKPGR, translated from the coding sequence TTGCTCGCCGGAGTTGTTGCAGCCTTTGGACCGGCTGCATGCGGTCAACACCGGCAGTGGGACGCCGAGGATCGAGTGCGGCAAGCTGGGGACACGGAGATTCCTGCCATCAAACGGGAGATCGACCGACTCAACAGCCTTCGCCATGTGCTCATCGAGCAAGTCGATCGAATCCTGGATCCTGCGTGGGGTGCGAACGAGGATGTGCCTCCACGCACGGAGTCGATCGGCTCGGCGCTTGACCGACTCTCGGTGCAGACGCTTCGGATCGTGCATACCGAGCGACTGGTCGGGGGTGGCGCTGGCGTGATGGAGCGCGTCGCGATTCTGCGTCGTCAGCGCGACGATCTGGTGTGGTCCATCGCGGTCGCTTGCGAGGATCTCGTGTCCGCTCGGCGGCGCACTCCCCGGCCTGAGCGCATGAAGCCTTACGGAAAGCCCGGGCGATGA
- a CDS encoding prolyl oligopeptidase family serine peptidase, with protein MTESNGSAASQRDEEMPDWERRFRAPRVSLPDWAEDAPDRSLFVSNATGTYELYAWDRSTGEQRQVTNRANGTTDGVLSPDGDWIWWFDDKDGDEFGVWRRQPFAGGEDELATPGLDPSYPAGLALGHDGRTAVVGRSTDEEGTTIHVSRTGEAPFELYRHRESAGVGDLSHDGSLIAVEHTEHGDAMHSALRVLRPDGTTVAELDDTEGGTRELGLEVLGFAPVDGDTRLLIGHQRRGRWEPLVWDVATGEQTDLALDLPGDVGAEWYPDGSGLLVVHGFEARSELFRYDLAGGGLVRVPTPPGTVSGATARPDGTVEYLWSSAAEPPVVRATTGAVVLDPPGMKSPGSVPVEDVWVEGPGGRIHALVQKPAGATGPLPTVFDIHGGPTWHDSDAFAAAPAAWVDHGYAVVRVNYRGSTGYGRAWTDALKHRVGLIELEDIEAVREWAVSSGLSDPARLILTGGSWGGYLTLLGLGVQPDAWALGIAAVPVADYVTAYHDEMEALKAMDRTLLGGTPEEVPDRFEASSPLTYVDQVKVPVYISAGVNDPRCPIRQIDNYVRRLEAREAAHEVYRYDAGHGSLVVDERIKQVRLELEFAERYLG; from the coding sequence ATGACTGAGAGCAACGGGTCCGCCGCATCGCAGCGGGACGAGGAGATGCCGGACTGGGAGAGGCGCTTCAGGGCGCCCCGGGTGTCGCTGCCCGACTGGGCGGAGGACGCACCGGACCGCTCCCTGTTCGTGTCCAACGCGACGGGGACGTACGAGCTGTACGCCTGGGACCGGTCCACCGGCGAGCAGCGCCAGGTGACGAACCGGGCGAACGGCACGACGGACGGCGTGCTCTCCCCGGACGGCGACTGGATCTGGTGGTTCGACGACAAGGACGGCGACGAGTTCGGCGTCTGGCGTCGCCAGCCCTTCGCGGGCGGCGAGGACGAACTGGCGACCCCCGGCCTCGACCCCTCCTACCCCGCGGGCCTCGCCCTCGGCCACGACGGCCGTACGGCGGTGGTGGGCCGTTCGACGGACGAGGAGGGCACGACGATCCATGTGTCCCGGACCGGCGAGGCCCCCTTCGAGCTGTACCGCCACCGGGAGTCGGCGGGCGTGGGCGACCTCTCCCACGACGGCTCGCTCATCGCCGTCGAGCACACCGAGCACGGCGACGCGATGCACTCCGCGCTGCGCGTCCTGCGCCCGGACGGCACGACGGTCGCCGAGCTGGACGACACCGAGGGCGGCACGCGGGAACTGGGCCTGGAGGTCCTGGGCTTCGCCCCGGTGGACGGCGACACCCGGCTCCTCATCGGGCATCAGCGCCGGGGCCGCTGGGAGCCCCTGGTCTGGGACGTGGCGACCGGCGAGCAGACCGACCTGGCGCTGGACCTGCCGGGCGACGTCGGCGCGGAGTGGTACCCGGACGGCTCGGGCCTCCTCGTCGTCCACGGCTTCGAGGCCCGCAGCGAACTGTTCCGCTACGACCTGGCGGGCGGCGGACTCGTCAGGGTGCCGACCCCGCCGGGCACCGTGTCCGGGGCGACGGCCCGCCCGGACGGCACCGTCGAGTACCTGTGGTCGTCCGCCGCCGAGCCGCCCGTGGTCCGTGCGACGACGGGCGCGGTGGTCCTGGACCCGCCCGGCATGAAGTCCCCGGGCTCGGTGCCGGTGGAGGACGTGTGGGTGGAGGGCCCGGGCGGCCGCATCCACGCGCTCGTCCAGAAGCCCGCGGGCGCGACCGGCCCCCTCCCCACGGTCTTCGACATCCACGGCGGCCCGACCTGGCACGACAGCGACGCCTTCGCGGCGGCCCCGGCGGCCTGGGTGGACCACGGCTACGCGGTCGTCCGCGTCAACTACCGGGGCTCTACGGGCTACGGCCGCGCCTGGACGGACGCGCTGAAGCACCGCGTCGGCCTGATCGAACTGGAGGACATCGAGGCGGTACGGGAATGGGCCGTCTCGTCGGGCCTGTCGGACCCCGCCCGCCTGATCCTCACCGGCGGCTCCTGGGGCGGCTACCTCACCCTTCTCGGCCTCGGCGTCCAGCCCGACGCCTGGGCCCTGGGCATCGCGGCGGTCCCCGTCGCCGACTACGTCACGGCCTACCACGACGAGATGGAGGCCCTGAAGGCGATGGACCGCACCCTCCTCGGCGGCACCCCGGAGGAGGTCCCCGACCGCTTCGAGGCCTCGTCCCCCTTGACCTACGTCGACCAGGTCAAGGTCCCCGTCTACATCTCGGCCGGCGTGAACGACCCCCGCTGCCCCATCCGCCAGATCGACAACTACGTACGACGCCTGGAGGCGAGGGAGGCGGCCCACGAGGTGTACCGCTACGACGCGGGGCACGGGTCGCTCGTGGTGGACGAGCGGATCAAGCAGGTGCGGTTGGAGCTGGAGTTCGCGGAGCGGTATCTGGGATAG
- a CDS encoding SURF1 family protein: MYRFLLTPRWWGINVFVLLAIPFCVFMGSWQLSRFEARVDDSRDAKAQAASARTEAARPLAELLPVDKATSGKQATVTGRYATQLLVPDRDLDDRNGYYVLTLLRTDGGKALPVVRGWLPGSPDAAKAPAPPAGEVTVTGALQASETPGDNGVSARGGLPAGQTAAISAASLVNLVPYDLYDAWITLAKADPGMTAVPATAAADTGLDLKAFQNLGYTGEWFVFAGFVVFMWFRLLRREVEFVRDAALGIVPEEPVLSTVHDEASTPVR; encoded by the coding sequence GTGTACCGGTTCCTGCTGACGCCCCGCTGGTGGGGGATCAACGTCTTCGTGCTGCTGGCCATCCCCTTCTGCGTCTTCATGGGGTCCTGGCAGCTGAGCCGGTTCGAGGCGCGGGTGGACGACAGCCGCGACGCCAAGGCGCAGGCCGCCTCCGCCCGTACGGAGGCCGCGCGCCCGCTGGCCGAGCTGCTCCCCGTGGACAAGGCGACCTCCGGCAAGCAGGCCACCGTGACCGGGCGGTACGCCACCCAGCTGCTGGTGCCCGACCGGGACCTGGACGACAGGAACGGCTACTACGTGCTGACCCTGCTGCGCACCGACGGCGGCAAGGCGCTGCCCGTCGTACGCGGCTGGCTGCCCGGCAGCCCGGACGCGGCGAAGGCCCCGGCGCCGCCGGCCGGCGAGGTCACCGTGACCGGCGCGCTCCAGGCGTCCGAGACGCCCGGCGACAACGGCGTGAGCGCCCGCGGCGGCCTGCCGGCCGGGCAGACCGCCGCGATCAGCGCCGCGTCCCTGGTCAATCTGGTGCCGTACGACCTCTACGACGCCTGGATCACGCTCGCCAAGGCCGACCCGGGGATGACGGCGGTGCCGGCGACCGCGGCGGCCGACACGGGGCTGGACCTGAAGGCGTTCCAGAACCTGGGGTACACCGGCGAGTGGTTCGTCTTCGCGGGGTTCGTGGTGTTCATGTGGTTCCGGCTGCTGCGGCGCGAGGTGGAGTTCGTCCGGGACGCGGCCCTCGGGATCGTTCCCGAGGAGCCGGTGCTGTCAACGGTTCACGACGAGGCCAGCACGCCCGTCCGGTAG